AATTCCAATGTATACCCTGTCATGAATAGAAGGAGATCTCCAGTAATAATCGCCGTCTTCATCCGTATAGGCTTTATCACGGAGACCTCTCACCAACGTAGCGAGATTCACCGCCACAGCAGGATTCGTTTGTATACGGTACATAAAATAATGCCCTGCCGCCAGTGCGCCACTGTTATAATCAAAGTCACCCATGCCGATCTTACTGATCATAAGCGTAGCCAGGGCTTCATCAATATTTGTCAGGAAATCGTCTATATCAATATTCAGCAGGTTCGTTTCCCGCAGAAACAATAACATGCGACCTATCTGCCCCAAATGATTATCCAGTGAATCTGTTGCATATACCCGCCTGAAATCGCCGTTCAGAAATGCCAGCCCCTCCTCTAAATATTTCATAGCCAGGTCCAGGTAAGTATCATCCTGCTTATACTTTGCATAATAACTGTAGAATAAGGTATACCCCGTAAGCCCCGTATCGAAAGTGGCATTTTGTATCAGGTGCTCAACGCCTGTAATCCCGTCCCTGATGCGTTCAATTTCTTCACTGATCACCACGTTATTTTTAATAGTCGTCTCCATAGGTTAACTCACGTTTATAGATAAAGACAATTGTTTCCCCATTGCTACCAGTGAATCATAATACCTGTAAAGGGTATCATACACCACCAGTTCATGAACACGGTGCCTTGCCAAAAAGGTCCTGTTCATCGTCATATGTATATAGCTGTTGAGCAGGCCATCCAGCTGTTGCACCTTCCCTTTTATATGCTTAATAGTGGCAGCATGCATGTCGCCTCTCACATTATAACTCTCCATCGCCGCCAGTACCTGTGTAGTTCTCCTGGCAGGTACAAACACTTCCTGTATCAGCGATTTATTATTCCTGTATTTATTGCTCAGTGACTGATCACACCTGATAGCGCTCTCCCTGCTTCTACCTGCAAACTCCCTGAAAAAGTTATTCCGCAACTGCTTCATAAAATCCCTTTTCTGCATCAGGTCATACTGAAAATTATCCAGTAGCTGATCTACATTATACAGGGCCATTTGCCAACGCAGCTGTTCGCCCCGCTGCCCCTGCAGGTGATCAAGCATATTGATCACAGCCTCACTATCATAGTAAAAGAGCGATTCACTGTCTTCCATGGTAAGGGTACCATAGCGCTCCAGCTCACGCTGGTAAGTATCCATCATACATTTAAATACCTGTCCCGATTCTATAAGGGGTTCCAGTTCCGCATTCAGTTTTTCTGCAATCCGGTACCAGCCTTCCTGGTCGGTTCCTCTCAGCAGGCGTAAACGGATATGACTATCAGGGTCATTATAACGGATAAAGAACCATTTTTCAATCGCACCACTACCTTTCCATTCCTGTAACAACGGTTGGATAATATCCCTGAGCAACAAGTCCATCGTTTTAAAACCACTGTAGATTTTTAAATATAACCACTTGCTACCCGGACCAAATGTGCGCTGACAAACTACTGATGAATCGATCAGTTCTTTTGCAGGTTGCTCTGCAAACACCGGACTGGACACAGACATAGGGATCACCATCTCATTGCCGTAATGACCCTTTTCATCTTTGATAAAACAATTTTCAGGTGTCAGCAGGTGTTCTAAAAAAGTAACCCCACCCTTTCTCATGGCCTGTATCACATGTCCTTTACAAAATTCGCTGGTGGTATCTATCAGCAATTCATTATCCCCCTCTGAAAGGATCACATAGCGGGGTACCTGGTATTTTTCCAGGAATGCATGCAGTGTATCCATCAATACTTCGTCCGTACTGTTCCTGAATCTGGCCAGGAACCATTTCTCCCTGTGCAGGATGATCTTTTTATATTCCACCCTTGGCAAATGAGGCTCCGGCGCATAGTTATACCATTGCCACCTGAAACCCGTGTTCACAAACATCGACTGCAGATCTGTCAGAAAGCGCACAAATGGCTGGGCCAGGTCTGTATTGAAGGCATTGGTATGACAAGGCAGGATTTCTTTGTTCAATCGCCTGGACCGTACCACAATCCGGTTATTCCTAATGGAGACGAGTATGTCGTTGACATCAATCCTATAGGCCGGTTCTACGGCAGACTGACTCAGAAAAGCAATTTCATAGTTCCGCTGTACAGGACGAATCGACAGGTTCGCAAAATGGCCTTCCGGCACATAAGCGATTTCCGCCATAATCCGCTCTCTGTTCACCTCCTGCTCGGTACGGGTGATATGCAACATTTTTTCTTTCAGGAGACTGTCCCCATGCGCAAAACGGGCCATCAGTTTGGCCGCAGAAGGCGCATGCAGCTGTGTGGCCAGAAAAGCATATTCGCCTCTGTCAATCGCCTCGCAGGAACTTGCCAGCAAACTGCCGAACATATAACAGGATGTTGACTGTGTAGGCCGGTCGGCGGCTGACCTGGTTCTTAACATCTCCAGGTCAGCCGCAGTGAGTGTGATGACCTGTCCACCGGTTTGCCACCAGCTACGCATCTTATTTTCTACAAGGTCTTCAAAAGCCAGTCGCTTACGGGCAGCATCCCCACCACCGGGTGTGATCGCCAGTTTTTCAATCAATGGCATGTATTCTACATTGCCGGTAGTAGCTAGTCCATAGCCAATGCCTACATCCGGGTCCAGGGCCAGTACCAGTGGAATTTCCGCCTGTTCATACCGCTCTGCAAATTTCTTCATAAAGGTTTCCAGCAGGGAAGGAACATAAGAAGGAATGGCGCTGCTCAGTTCATAAGACGCCTCCGCCAGCTCACTGATCACCTGCCTGTTCAGGTTATTCTGCTGCATATTATAAAACATGTCTGTTTGCAGCACCTCCAGTCCACTCACAGGTATCACGCTCCCGGCCTTTTCTTCCACTGCCTGAAAACCGGGTAGCGAGATTTTTTCATCCTTCATGACGTGTAACGCTTCTTCCAGTGGTGCACACACCTGCTCCTGCCCTAGCTCCTGAAGGCGCTGAATAAAGGCAGGTACAAAATTTTCGTTTGCAATAGCAGGCATCAATTCATGTGTAAGCACCTGCGAAGCAATCAGACCATTGATAAAATTGTTGATGGCCTGCTCGTCAGAAATAGTCTTACCTATTTCGACAGTCAATACAGGAATGGTCACACCCTCCTTTGCCAGTTCCAGTACCATATCGATATAATCGCTGGCGGTCAGTGCACTCAAAGCATGATTGCGCTTACCTGCCACCATAGTATATTCTACATACAGGTAGCGATACCCCACCTTGTACAAGGTGTTATTCACATAATACCTGATCTGCTCTTTTATTGCCGGCTGTCTGGCCAGCTGGTGCGTGAGTTCATTGATATAACTCATATCAAACCGCGTCGCTTTCCGTATTTTATTACTGTCAAAGCTGACCCCACTTTGCTGCTCATGGATGCTTCCACAGGCAGAACCGGCAAACAGGCCAAAGGGTGTACTGCGGGTACACATGCGGGAGTAATACTTTTGCAGTCCCGTCAATAATTTCTTCAATTTTTTGGGAGATAATTCCTCTCCTTCCAACCATTTTTGTAGAGACATATATAAGTCCCTCGATGAAATATAAATGGCTTCAGAAAAATAAGAGTCACGAAAAAGCTGCTTCACTGCATCCAGGTTGCCCTGATCCAGCAGTTCATTCAGATACAGGATCTCCTCGACGGGTTTTGCCGGGGTACGCAGCAAATAAAAATCTTCTAACACGTAATCCTTCATACAAAAAGTTTAATAGGTTCTACCTTTCTCTTCAGTATTACTGAGCTTACTTTGCTGTCTGGTCTTGGTTTTGCCAAACTTATAAGAGACTGACACACGCACCTTCCGGGCATCAAAATAATTGTTGTAATAAGTAGTTACACCATCTACCGTACTATGGAACCGTGTCTTCATGGTTCTGAAAATGTCGGTCGCATTCAGACCAAGAGATAACTTCTTTTGATAACACAATACGGTGACACCAAGATCCACTCCATAATAAGCATCAAATTTGTTCACACCTGACAGCTGTGGAAAAGTATAGGAAGCATCCACGCCCCCCATAACAGTCTTTCCTTTATTGAAATAAAAAGTATTGCTGGTAGATACATCAGCCCCCCATCCATGCTGACTGGCAGTATTTGTTACTTTTGAGCGGGTATCGATGTAATACACGGCGGCTGTGCTGGAGTTTTCCCACCAGTTGCCCACATTCACATTCACGGTTTCATTGATCCCATAATTACGCTGTGAATAATAGTTTTGTCTCGTGAGGCGGGATACCTTCGTCACTTCGTCCGTCAACAGGATCTGGTCATATACGTTGTTCAGTATATTGGCCTGTATCCGGGTGATGAACATATTGTTGTGTATATAATTCAGCTGAAAAGTATTGTTATAAAACGGCTGCAGGTAGGGATTACCTTCATAATAAAAATACTCGCTGATGTATTGTTTAAAAGGATTCAGGTACCAGTAGTTCGGCCTGTTGATCCGCTTTCCGTAAGAGAAAGAAAAGCTGTTCTGCTTATCTTTTGTAAACCCGATATAGACAGTGGGGAATAATTTCAGGTAATTATTCTTAGTCGTCTGATCCTGGGTGACAGAGATGCCGGTAGTCTGTGTATACTCCGCCCGCAGCCCCACCTGGAAAGCCCATTTACCTCTATTTTTCAGGGCATTGACATACAGCGCTTCAATCCTTTCTTTATAGGTGAATGAATTACTCTTTGTCGTATCATATTTATACCCCAGGTCAGTATAGCTATAATAATTAGTCCCACTTTTAGTATCAATATAACTGAACTTGCCACCAAAAGAAAAGGTCACAAACCGTGGCCGCAGGTTCACATCTGACTGTAGTGTAAAAGCCTGTACATCCTGCGGGGCGGTATTCCTGAACCGGTAGCTGTTGGTCATTTCATCATCCGGGTTCAGTACATCACTTTGGGTGAACTGTTCCAACCTGTTATTGAAAGTAAAATATCCACCATCCATACTGAACTTGCCACCCAGCGAATCAAATTTATTTTCATAATGCAGGTTGAAATCGTGGCTTTGTGTATGCCGGTCAATATTATTCTTTGCATCTATGAGAGAATCCAGTTTGCTGAGACCGATAGTCGTATTAGAACGCTCATTGGTAATGGTTTTCCTGCTGGAATAAATGTAGGTGAACCCAATCAGCTGCCGCTTATTGTAAGTATAGTCAATAGCCGTCCGGGATAAAATATTTTTATTATCGTTCACTGATTTTCTATGTTGATCCCAGGTCTGATCGGTATAGTAGGTAACAGGGTTAGTCAGTTCGTTATACAAAGATTTTGTCCCGTTCAGACTAGTACTGATATTCCATCTATTTCTGTTCAGGTTCAGTAGTACACCTCCGTTCTCCCCACTGTAAAACGCCTGGGTAAAAGCACCATTTAAGCTACCACTGAAACCTTCCTGTCGTTTCTTTTTTGTGACAATGTTGATGAGACCATAACTTCCGCCTGCATCATATTTAGCAGGAGGATTAGGGATCAGTTCAATTCTCACCACTTCACTGGCGGGCATACTGCGCAACATATTGATCAGGTCATCGCCGGATATATGTAATAAGCGGTCGTCCAGCAATACATTGAGCATCCCCGTTCCCCGCAGGGAAATTGAACTGTTGGAGACCCTTATACCGGGCATTTTGCCCACAGCATCCAGCGCGGTAGCACCGGTTAAGGCTACATTGTTTTCCACATTCAGAATGGTTCTGTCCAGTTTTTCTTCCAGCACTGGTTTCCGGCCATTCACCGTAACGTTCTTCAGGGTAGTGACAGATACGCTCATAATGATAACCGGGAGGCTGATATTCGTGTCACTGACATTGATTGCATGCAGGTATTCATTAAAAGCAAGACGTTGAATATGGAGGAGATAACTACCCTTGTCAATATTCTTCAGGAGGAAGGTGCCATCATTGTTTGACTGTGCGGTATACATCACCTTTTTATCCACACTATTCATCAATTGCACCATGGCCCCTGCCACAGGTAAATGAGCGCTGTCCTGCAATGCCCCGGAAATAGTGAGCTGTTGTGCCAGAGCCGGTAGCGTGACAAATAAAAAAAACAGGAAAAAGAAATATGGCTTAATTGTAGACATCTGAAAAAAAATGTAGTAACATCCCCCTGCATGTACGTACAGGGGGATGTTAATCAGTATGATTATAAAAGCTTACGCTTATTCTGTAAAACTGGTGCTTGCGCCGGAACCGCAACCGCCGCCACCACCGCTACCGCCGCTGCCGCCAGTACCACAGCTGCTGCCGCCACCACCACAACCGGTAGAACCAGCTGCTATATCTTCACTAATACCACCATTGATTTCCCGCAACTGCTGTTCGTCCAGCTTTGCAATAGTTTCCTGATCCAGGGATAATGGATTTAATACTACCTTTTTCATATAATCGATTTTATTAGGAGTAAAATGGATAATTATTCGGCAGCATCAACTAGACATTGACTACCACCCGCACCACAACCGGTAGAGGTACCAGTGCTGCATTTGCTTCCACCAGATCCGCAACCACTGGAGCTTCCGTCCACTTCCTCACTGATACCACCTGTGATTTCCATGAGTTGCTTTTCATCCAGTTTCGCAATGGTTTCCTTATCCAGGGCTAAAGGATTTAACTGAATTTTTTTCATATAAACCTGCTTTAAATTCTACGGGCAAAAAACTCCCTGCTACAGGAGCAGGGAGGAATTACAGAGTCAATTAAGCTTCATCAGACAAACAGGTGCTTGCACCAGATCCGCAACCAGTAGAACCACCACTACCGCAAGTGCTTGCACCGGAACCACAACCAGTGGAACCAGCAGCTAATTCGTCGCTAACACCGCCAGTGATTTCTAATAATTGCTTTTCATCCAGTTTAGCAATTGTTTCCATGTCGAGGGCAAGAGGGTTTAACGCTAATTTTTTCATTTCAGATGATTTTTTAAAATAATGATGAAGTCTCTACTCTTTGGGTCAGGATTTTCGAGTTCCACCTGTGTTGCGCAACAATAACTTTCCGGATTTAATATGCGGATTAAACTGGTTCCAGAAGGAAAAAAAGGTCCCAATGCCTTTACGATCTCGTAAAGCACACACTACACCCCTTACTATAGAAGTGGAAAGAAACAATAAGTCGTCCCCTTGGGCAAAAGAAGAAAAGCATTCATGACGACATTACATCCCCATAAAGTTGAACATTGCAATTCAGATAACTAATGCATGGGGAAACCGTTTGCACTGTTCGTACATGCATTTGCATTTAGATTTGGCTCTCTTATGATTAGTTTATGAAGTTGCATTTGATCTAAGGATAAGCAGTAAAAATCTTCCTCAACAAACTCTTCATCGGTGAATACGGGATCATCATTCTTTGAACACGGGTTAAAACTTATTCATCGAACTTTAGCTTAGATTTTTATGAATTTTAATGGCTAATAAAACGATTATTTTACACTGGTTGTAATCGACTACAATTCAAATATAACTAGAAAATGATTTCAAAAATTCGTGTCAACAGATTATTTTTATCATGTAAAATGGAATGAAAATTGATAATTGTACCTTCCAACTTACGAAGTATTAAATACAGCAGCATCGCGGGCATTAGAAGAAAACAAGAACCGGTAATTTACGGTATAAAAAACCGGTAATTCACGGTACAAAGTCACACGAAAAGATACGTGCTTTTCTATTTTAACTTTTCTTTTTTTATTGAGTAGTTCATCTTTCAACTGCGTTTCAATTTCGAAGTCCAGCATACCTGCTTTTAACATCCCTTTTGCCTTGCCCACCAACTTCCTATACAACTTTACATCTCTTATACTCAGTTCCCGATACACCCGCGAAGCAAGCGGAGAGGCTATCTTCATCAATGCAGCATCTGCCATGAGTGGTTTAAACGCAGGATCAGTTTTCACCCTCTTCCCGGTCAACGAACTTTTCATACGCAGCACAAACCGCCCACTCCTCATCGGAGCAAGTGTCATACCCTGTTTGGTACGCTGCTTAAAAGGTCGTTTTCCATGTATAATCATACTATGAATATACCGCTAAAAGGCCACTAAACCGCTGTAAAAGCGTTCAATTGAGTAGTCTTATGCTGAAATCTCAGGAACAACAATACTGAAGCTGTGAGTAGTCCCAATAATAACCCCCACCAGATACCCTGGATGCCATAGCCCCAATATATCCCTAACAAATAAGCAACCGGTAAACCCAATACCCAATACGCCAATAGGGTAATCATAGTCGGAATCTTCACATCTCCCAATCCCCTCAATATACCCAATCCTACCACCTGCGTACCATCAAACAACTGAAAGAACGCCGCTATCAAAATCAAATGCGCCGCTATCTCCACCACCGCCGGATCATTGATATACATCAGCGGCAATACCCTGCATCCCACTAAAAATATCAACGCCGTTGTTCCCATCATGATCAATAC
This Chitinophaga sancti DNA region includes the following protein-coding sequences:
- a CDS encoding outer membrane beta-barrel protein, which codes for MSTIKPYFFFLFFLFVTLPALAQQLTISGALQDSAHLPVAGAMVQLMNSVDKKVMYTAQSNNDGTFLLKNIDKGSYLLHIQRLAFNEYLHAINVSDTNISLPVIIMSVSVTTLKNVTVNGRKPVLEEKLDRTILNVENNVALTGATALDAVGKMPGIRVSNSSISLRGTGMLNVLLDDRLLHISGDDLINMLRSMPASEVVRIELIPNPPAKYDAGGSYGLINIVTKKKRQEGFSGSLNGAFTQAFYSGENGGVLLNLNRNRWNISTSLNGTKSLYNELTNPVTYYTDQTWDQHRKSVNDNKNILSRTAIDYTYNKRQLIGFTYIYSSRKTITNERSNTTIGLSKLDSLIDAKNNIDRHTQSHDFNLHYENKFDSLGGKFSMDGGYFTFNNRLEQFTQSDVLNPDDEMTNSYRFRNTAPQDVQAFTLQSDVNLRPRFVTFSFGGKFSYIDTKSGTNYYSYTDLGYKYDTTKSNSFTYKERIEALYVNALKNRGKWAFQVGLRAEYTQTTGISVTQDQTTKNNYLKLFPTVYIGFTKDKQNSFSFSYGKRINRPNYWYLNPFKQYISEYFYYEGNPYLQPFYNNTFQLNYIHNNMFITRIQANILNNVYDQILLTDEVTKVSRLTRQNYYSQRNYGINETVNVNVGNWWENSSTAAVYYIDTRSKVTNTASQHGWGADVSTSNTFYFNKGKTVMGGVDASYTFPQLSGVNKFDAYYGVDLGVTVLCYQKKLSLGLNATDIFRTMKTRFHSTVDGVTTYYNNYFDARKVRVSVSYKFGKTKTRQQSKLSNTEEKGRTY
- a CDS encoding class I lanthipeptide, giving the protein MKKVVLNPLSLDQETIAKLDEQQLREINGGISEDIAAGSTGCGGGGSSCGTGGSGGSGGGGGCGSGASTSFTE
- a CDS encoding class I lanthipeptide; protein product: MKKIQLNPLALDKETIAKLDEKQLMEITGGISEEVDGSSSGCGSGGSKCSTGTSTGCGAGGSQCLVDAAE
- a CDS encoding lantibiotic dehydratase, producing the protein MKDYVLEDFYLLRTPAKPVEEILYLNELLDQGNLDAVKQLFRDSYFSEAIYISSRDLYMSLQKWLEGEELSPKKLKKLLTGLQKYYSRMCTRSTPFGLFAGSACGSIHEQQSGVSFDSNKIRKATRFDMSYINELTHQLARQPAIKEQIRYYVNNTLYKVGYRYLYVEYTMVAGKRNHALSALTASDYIDMVLELAKEGVTIPVLTVEIGKTISDEQAINNFINGLIASQVLTHELMPAIANENFVPAFIQRLQELGQEQVCAPLEEALHVMKDEKISLPGFQAVEEKAGSVIPVSGLEVLQTDMFYNMQQNNLNRQVISELAEASYELSSAIPSYVPSLLETFMKKFAERYEQAEIPLVLALDPDVGIGYGLATTGNVEYMPLIEKLAITPGGGDAARKRLAFEDLVENKMRSWWQTGGQVITLTAADLEMLRTRSAADRPTQSTSCYMFGSLLASSCEAIDRGEYAFLATQLHAPSAAKLMARFAHGDSLLKEKMLHITRTEQEVNRERIMAEIAYVPEGHFANLSIRPVQRNYEIAFLSQSAVEPAYRIDVNDILVSIRNNRIVVRSRRLNKEILPCHTNAFNTDLAQPFVRFLTDLQSMFVNTGFRWQWYNYAPEPHLPRVEYKKIILHREKWFLARFRNSTDEVLMDTLHAFLEKYQVPRYVILSEGDNELLIDTTSEFCKGHVIQAMRKGGVTFLEHLLTPENCFIKDEKGHYGNEMVIPMSVSSPVFAEQPAKELIDSSVVCQRTFGPGSKWLYLKIYSGFKTMDLLLRDIIQPLLQEWKGSGAIEKWFFIRYNDPDSHIRLRLLRGTDQEGWYRIAEKLNAELEPLIESGQVFKCMMDTYQRELERYGTLTMEDSESLFYYDSEAVINMLDHLQGQRGEQLRWQMALYNVDQLLDNFQYDLMQKRDFMKQLRNNFFREFAGRSRESAIRCDQSLSNKYRNNKSLIQEVFVPARRTTQVLAAMESYNVRGDMHAATIKHIKGKVQQLDGLLNSYIHMTMNRTFLARHRVHELVVYDTLYRYYDSLVAMGKQLSLSINVS